CAGCGCGACGCGCACGGCCTTGGCGTGGGTCACTGACATGTCGATCGCCACATGCGTGATCGACTCGCGCCAGTCCCCGTCGCGTTGGCCGAGCCAGTCGATCACCGGCGCCGCCGAGCGGCCGTTGACCTGCACCAACAGACCACCCGTCTCGGTCATGTCGACCACCCCGGTGTCGAACCGATCGATCCAGACCCGCTTCCCGGTCTATTGGCACGTCTCGTATTTCGCTTTGCCCCTACGGGTCTGGTCGATACCGAGCACTCTCACCGGTTCGGGTTCGGCGCCCAGCACCGGGGTCGGCGGTCGCAGCTACCGCCTCGTGGCAGGTGTTCCAGGTGCAGCCGTAGGCGGCGGCGACCGCGGTCAACCGACCGATCATCGTCGAGCACCGCTGAGGCCATCTCCGATTTGGCCCGCGTCGTCATGCGCGCCCCGAGCCGGGATCGCTGGAGTCGACTCGGTGAACGACTTGCGCTTGCATAACACGTTGGTGCACAGCCATTTACGTTTACGCCACACGATTCGCGGGCGGTCCGGGCCGATCTTGATATCGCGCGGACGGGTCGTGACCCACGCCTGCAACCGCGACGATCACGTCGCGCACTTTGGACATTTACCGACCCACTGGTCGGCAGTGCCGACAACGACCACGCGGACACTGTCCCCGCCCACCGTCACCGTGTCGACGACGATTCCCTCAAGACCCAGCAGCAATGTACTACCGTTGGACAAGCTCGGGCTTTCTGCGATCTGGATGTGTGAGAACACCTAGTTCACAAGGGCGCGAGCCCTTAATCAATCACCGACACGATCCGAATCGGTCACACCAGACCCCATCAAAGTCGAAGAGCCGCTTTGATGGCTCTTGAATTTTGAACGGGCAGTAGTGATTTCGCCCTCATACGGCGTGTCGTTGCGTGGGGAGGCCCTTGGCCTTCCGAAGTCTGAAGTTGCGACTTTTCAGGCGAATGGAAGGAACCAAGGGGCTGTGTCTGACGGTACGACATTGTTGTTAGGGCTGCCAGGAGTACGGGTCGAGCGTGTCGAGCGGCTCGGTCCGGGCACCCGGGTGGTGCATGTGGTGACCGCCGAGCCGACGGCGGCGGCATGCCCAGGGTGTGGGGTGGTGTCGACTTCGGTGAAGGAGCAGGTAACCACCTCGCCGCGCGACATTCCCTACGGTCAGGACTCGATCGTGTTGCGGTGGTCCAAGACGTGTTGGCGTTGTCGGAGATTACTGCGAGCGCGGCTCGTTCACCGAGGTCATTGAGCAGGTCCCGGCGCGGGCGCGCACCACTGCTCGGTTGCGCACCGCGATCGGTGCGGCGATCGGCGATGCGGCCCGCTCGGTGGCCGAGGTCGCCGACGCTCACGGTGTGTCGTGGCCGACGGCGCACCGCGCCTTTATCGCCCACGCCGGCGAGCAGCTCAAAAGGCCGGCGCTCACGCCGGCCCTCGGCATCGACGAGACCCGCCGCGGTAAGCCCCGCTGGCAGCACTACCCGGCCACCTGTCGGTGGATGCGGGTTGACCCGTGGGATACCGGGTTTGTCGATTTGGTCGGAGATCAGGGCCTGTTGGGACAGCGCGAAGGTCGCACCGGTGCGGAGGTGATTGACTGGCTGGCCGCACAAAGCGAGGAATTTCGGGCCGGGGGCAAGTTCGTGGCCATCGACCCGGCCGCGGTCTACGCCACGGCGATCCGCACCCCAACGTAGCGGTCGTGGTCGATCATTTCCACTTGGTCAAACTCGCCAACGATGCTGTGACCAGGGTGCGCCGACGGTCACCTGGGAGCTGCGCGAGCGTCGTGGCCGCAAACTGGATCCGGAATGGGCCAACCGGCGCCGCCTGCTGCGGGCGCGAGAACGCCTGTCGCGCAAGAGCTTCGCCACAATGCAGTGGACAGATCCTGTCGGCCTGGATCGCCAAGGAAGAACTACGCACCCTGCTCTCCACCGTTCGCCTCGGCGGCGATCCACACCTGACTCGGCATCGGCTACACCGGTTTTGTCCTGGTGCATCGACTCGCAGATCCCCGAACTGCTCACCCTGGCCGCCACCGTCGACGCCTGGTGGCCCGAAATCCAGGGCTTCGTCGCCACCGGCATCACCAACGCCCGCAGCGAGGGCTACAACCGGCTAGTCAAACACGTCAAACGCGCCGCTTGCGGATTCCGAAACCCCAACAACTCGGCCCGCCGGACACCATTCCACTGCACCAGCAAACAGCGGACCGCAACCCAGTTTTCATTTGGGGATTGATTACCCGGTCAAAGTCAAACGGCCGGATTAGGTAGCGGGTGATGTTGGTTGGTGGGTGTGGTGGTGGGGGTTTTGTGGGGGTGTTGGTTGTGGTTGGTGACTGTGGGTGGGGGTTGGGGTTGTGGTGTTGTACAGGTGTTGGGGTGGGGGTGGTGTGGGGGGTGTGTAGATCCTTGGTTGTGCGCTGTTTGTGCTGGGTGGGGTGGGTGTGGGTCGTAGGGTTGGTGGGTCGTTGTCGGTGGCGGTGGCGCCGGTGTGGTGGGAGGGTTGTCATGTCGTCGTTTGTGGTGGTGTCTCCGCAGGTGGTGTTGGCGGCGGCGGCGGATTTGTCGGTGTTGGGGTCGACGATCAGCGCGGCCAGCGCGGCGGCGGCAAGCGCGACGACAGCGGTGGCTAGTGCGGCACAGGATGAGGTGTCGGCGGCGATCGCGGGGTTGTTTTCTGAGCATGGGCGGCAGTATCAGGTGTTGGCGGGGCGGGTGGCGGGGTTTCATGAGCAGTTCAGCGCGGTGTTGGCCGCCAGCGCGGGGGGGTATGCGGGCGCGGAGGCTTCCGCGGCGCAGAGCCTGCTGGATGCGGTGAACGCGCCGAGTGTGGCGGTGACGGGGCGGGCGTTGATCGGCAACGGCGCCAACGGGGCCAGTGGTGGGGTGGGTCAGGCTGGTGGTGATGGCGGCTGGTTGTTGGGTAGCGGCGGCAATGGGGGTAGTAGCAGTGATGCGGGCACACCCGGGGGTGCGGGCGGGTCGGCGGGGTTGATCGGCAACGGCGGGGCTGGTGGGACCGGGGGGGCCGGCGGGGTTGGGGGGGGCCGGGGGGCGCGGTGGCTGGGTGTGGGGTTCGGGTGGGACCGGTGGGGCCGGGGGTAGCTCGACGGCGGTGGGGGGCACCGGCGGGATGGGCGGTGCTGGTGGTGCGACCGGGTTGATCGGCCATGGCGGGGCTGGCGGGGTCGGTGGGGCCGGCCTCAGCGGTCACGGCGGGGACGGGGCCGCCGGTGGGCGCGGCGGCTGGCTCATCGGTGACGGCGGGGCCGGCGGGGCCGGCGGGGCCGGCGATCCCCTCAGCGGTACCGGTGGTGGTGGCGGCGGTGGTGGGTCGGCGTCGGTGCTCGGCGCTGGTGGCGGCGGCGGCGCGGGCGGCTCGGGTGGCCACAGCGGCGGTGCTGGTGGTGGGGCAGGTGATGGCGGGCTGGTGTATGGCTCGGGCGGGGCCGGTGGGGCCGGCGGGACCGCCGCCGCGACCGCGGGTACCGGCGGGGCTGGTGGTCTGGGCGGCAACACCGGATTATTCGGAGCCGGTGGGGCTGGTGGGGCCGGTGGCGGCAACGCCGGCGGTGACGGCGGTCACGGTGGGGGCGGCGGCCGCGGCGGGTGGCTCTATGGTTCGGGCGGGGCCGGTGGGGCCGGTGGGGCCGGTAACGGGGTTGATGGTGTCGGCGGGTCCGGCGGGTCCGGCGGGGCCGCCGTCTTGATCGGGTCCGGGGGGGCCGGTGGTGTGGGCGGCGGTTACGGCGGTGACGGCGGCCGCGGCGGCGATGCCGGACTGCTGATCGGTAACGGCGGTAACGGGGGTGTCGGGGCGGCCGGCTACGACGGGACCACCGGGGCTAGCGGCGGGGCCGGTGGTGACGGCGCCAACGGCGGGGCCGGCGGGGCCGGCGGGGCCGCGGGAGTGATCGGGCTGGGCGGCCATGGCGGGGCCGGCGGCACCGGCGGTGCCGGCGGGGCCGGCGGCGACACCTCGACCGCCGGTGGCGCCGGTGGGGCCGGCGGTACCGGCGGTACCGGCGGGGCCGGGGGGGCCGGGGGCAAGGCGCTGATCGGGATCGCCGGTAACGGCGGCACCGCCGGTAACGGCGGCAGCGGCGGTGCCGGTGGGACCGGTGGGGCCGGTGCCAGCAGCGCCGGCGGTACCGGCGGTAACGGCGGGGCCGGCGGGGCCGCGGGTGCTGGGGGTGCGGCCGGGGCCGGCTGGGGCGCCCACACCGGCACCACCGGCACCGGCGGCCAAGGCGGGGCCGGTGGTGACGGCGGGACCGGGGATAACGGCGCCGATGGGGCCACCGCGGCCACCGGCGGTGACGGCTACGCGGGCGGGGCCGGCGGTACCGGCGGTGACGGCGGGGCCGCCGGGGCCGGCGGCACCAACGGCA
The sequence above is drawn from the Mycobacterium riyadhense genome and encodes:
- a CDS encoding transposase family protein codes for the protein MSDGTTLLLGLPGVRVERVERLGPGTRVVHVVTAEPTAAACPGCGVVSTSVKEQVTTSPRDIPYGQDSIVLRWSKTCWRCRRLLRARLVHRGH
- a CDS encoding transposase; this encodes MSRKSFATMQWTDPVGLDRQGRTTHPALHRSPRRRSTPDSASATPVLSWCIDSQIPELLTLAATVDAWWPEIQGFVATGITNARSEGYNRLVKHVKRAACGFRNPNNSARRTPFHCTSKQRTATQFSFGD
- a CDS encoding PE family protein; the encoded protein is MSSFVVVSPQVVLAAAADLSVLGSTISAASAAAASATTAVASAAQDEVSAAIAGLFSEHGRQYQVLAGRVAGFHEQFSAVLAASAGGYAGAEASAAQSLLDAVNAPSVAVTGRALIGNGANGASGGVGQAGGDGGWLLGSGGNGGSSSDAGTPGGAGGSAGLIGNGGAGGTGGAGGVGGGRGARWLGVGFGWDRWGRG